The Podarcis muralis chromosome 10, rPodMur119.hap1.1, whole genome shotgun sequence genome includes a region encoding these proteins:
- the RAB19 gene encoding ras-related protein Rab-19 isoform X1: MAFSGSDMDEAFDYLFKIILIGDSNVGKTCVVHRFKSGQYHAKQQNTIGVDFTVRSLEIDSKKVKIQVWDTAGQERFQTITQSYYRSAHGAILAYDMTRRSTFESIPRWIHEIEKYGAANLVLMLIGNKSDEAEKRQVLFEDACTLAEKHGILAVLETSAKEAQNVDEVFILMAKELMARNTLQLHGEAAYSDTIHLDSRPVVSNWDDEKSNCSC; the protein is encoded by the exons ATGGCTTTCTCCGGTTCTGACATGGACGAGGCTTTTGACTACTTGTTCAAGATCATTCTGATTGGAGACTCCAACGTGGGGAAGACGTGCGTGGTCCATCGCTTCAAGTCTGGGCAATACCACGCAAAGCAGCAGAACACTATTGGAGTGGACTTCACGGTACGTTCGCTGGAGATTGACAGCAAGAAAGTGAAG ATACAGGTGTGGGACACAGCAGGTCAAGAACGCTTCCAGACTATAACCCAGAGTTATTATCGCAGTGCCCATGGGGCTATTCTTGCCTATGATATGACCAGGAGGTCTACTTTTGAGTCAATTCCTCGCTGGATTCATGAGATTGAAAAATATGGTGCTGCCAACCTGGTCCTGATGTTGATTG GGAACAAGTCAGATGAAGCAGAGAAGCGCCAAGTCCTGTTTGAAGATGCTTGCACTCTAGCGGAGAAGCATGGCATCCTTGCTGTATTGGAGACATCTGCCAAAGAGGCCCAGAATGTTGACGAAGTCTTCATCCTCATGGCTAAAGAGCTGATGGCCAGGAACACCTTGCAGCTGCATGGCGAGGCTGCCTATTCAGATACCATCCATCTGGACAGCAGGCCAGTGGTTTCTAATTGGGATGATGAGAAGTCCAACTGCTCATGTTGA
- the MKRN1 gene encoding E3 ubiquitin-protein ligase makorin-1 isoform X2 yields the protein MAEAAVAPGGGGAAAATAAAAGAAAVAAPSPSAAGAAAATISAATATAPSLPTAEPQPPPAGAGGGSSGGWTKQVACRYEHTKPLKREEVTTVSPAIKTYPSASTEVSPSPGTLEVSTGETEVEDKDLAAAGARAEDWVNAVEFVPGQPYCGRAAPSCTETPMQRMVIEEEYEKQHTNLEMKKQLCPYAAVGECRYGENCVYIHGDVCDMCGLQVLHPADAAQRSLHIKSCIEAHEKDMELSFAVQRSKDMVCGICMEVVYEKANPSERRFGILSNCNHTYCLKCIRKWRSAKQFESKIIKSCPECRITSNFVIPSEYWVEEKEEKQKLIQKYKEAMSNKPCRYFDEGRGSCPFGGNCFYKHAYPDGRREEPQRQKVGTSSRYRAQRRNRFWEFIEDREGSDPFENDEDEVVTFELGEMLLMLLAAGGDDDLTDSEDEWDLFHDELEDYYDLAL from the exons ATGGCGGAGGCTGCGGTGGCCCCCGGTGGTGGCGGAGCCGCGGCAGCGACAGCCGCGGCAGCTGGAGCAGCGGCTGTCGCGGCCCCCAGCCCCTCCGCcgccggcgccgccgccgccaccatctCCGCCGCCACCGCCACGGCCCCCAGCCTCCCCACAGCCGAGCCTCAGCCGCCGCCGGCCGGAGCCGGAGGGGGAAGCAGCGGCGGTTGGACTAAGCAAGTCGCCTGCAG ATACGAACATACCAAGCCATTGAAAAGGGAAGAAGTGACTACTGTGAGTCCAGCTATAAAAACCTACCCTTCAGCTTCCACAGAAGTGAGCCCGTCCCCTGGAACACTTGAAGTGAGCACTGGTGAAACTGAAGTTGAAGACAAAGACCTGGCAGCCGCCGGAGCTAGGGCTGAAGATTGGGTGAATGCTGTGGAGTTTGTCCCTGGGCAGCCATACTGTGGCCGTG CTGCTCCATCCTGCACTGAAACTCCCATGCAGAGAATGGTAATTGAAGAGGAATATGAAAAACAGCACACCAACCTGGAGATGAAGAAACAATTATGTCCCTATGCCGCAGTGGGAGAATGCCGCTATGGAGAAAACTGTGTTTATATCCATGGAGATGTGTGTGACATGTGTGGCTTGCAGGTCCTCCATCCCGCTGATGCCGCACAGAGATCTTTGCACATAAAG TCTTGCATCGAGGCTCACGAGAAGGACATGGAGCTCTCCTTTGCCGTCCAGCGTAGCAAAGACATGGTGTGTGGCATCTGCATGGAGGTGGTGTATGAAAAAGCCAACCCCAGCGAGCGTCGCTTTGGGATCCTCTCCAACTGCAATCACACTTACTGTCTCAAGTGCATCCGCAAGTGGAGGAGCGCTAAACAATTTGAGAGCAAGATCATAAA GTCCTGCCCAGAATGCCGGATCACATCTAACTTTGTCATTCCAAGTGAGTACTgggtggaggagaaggaagagaagcagaaacTCATTCAGAAATACAAGGAGGCAATGAG CAACAAGCCATGCAGGTATTTTGATGAAGGCCGTGGGAGCTGCCCATTTGGAGGGAACTGTTTTTACAAACACGCATATCCCGATGGCCGCCGAGAGGAGCCCCAGAGGCAGAAAGTGGGAACTTCGAGTAGATACAGA GCCCAACGGAGAAACCGGTTTTGGGAGTTCATCGAGGACAGGGAGGGCAGCGATCCCTTTGAGAACGATGAGGACGAGGTGGTGACCTTTGAGCTGGGCGAGATGCTTCTCATGCTGTTGGCAGCAGGAGGCGACGATGACCTGACAGACTCAGAGGACGAATGGGACTTGTTTCACGATGAGCTGGAAGACTATTACGACTTGGCTCTATAG
- the MKRN1 gene encoding E3 ubiquitin-protein ligase makorin-1 isoform X1 produces the protein MAEAAVAPGGGGAAAATAAAAGAAAVAAPSPSAAGAAAATISAATATAPSLPTAEPQPPPAGAGGGSSGGWTKQVACRYFMHGVCKEGDNCRYSHDLYTSQSAMVCRYFQRGCCAYGDRCRYEHTKPLKREEVTTVSPAIKTYPSASTEVSPSPGTLEVSTGETEVEDKDLAAAGARAEDWVNAVEFVPGQPYCGRAAPSCTETPMQRMVIEEEYEKQHTNLEMKKQLCPYAAVGECRYGENCVYIHGDVCDMCGLQVLHPADAAQRSLHIKSCIEAHEKDMELSFAVQRSKDMVCGICMEVVYEKANPSERRFGILSNCNHTYCLKCIRKWRSAKQFESKIIKSCPECRITSNFVIPSEYWVEEKEEKQKLIQKYKEAMSNKPCRYFDEGRGSCPFGGNCFYKHAYPDGRREEPQRQKVGTSSRYRAQRRNRFWEFIEDREGSDPFENDEDEVVTFELGEMLLMLLAAGGDDDLTDSEDEWDLFHDELEDYYDLAL, from the exons ATGGCGGAGGCTGCGGTGGCCCCCGGTGGTGGCGGAGCCGCGGCAGCGACAGCCGCGGCAGCTGGAGCAGCGGCTGTCGCGGCCCCCAGCCCCTCCGCcgccggcgccgccgccgccaccatctCCGCCGCCACCGCCACGGCCCCCAGCCTCCCCACAGCCGAGCCTCAGCCGCCGCCGGCCGGAGCCGGAGGGGGAAGCAGCGGCGGTTGGACTAAGCAAGTCGCCTGCAG GTATTTCATGCATGGCGTTTGCAAGGAGGGAGACAACTGCCGTTACTCCCATGATCTCTACACTAGTCAGTCTGCCATGGTGTGCAGGTATTTTCAGCGAGGATGCTGTGCTTACGGAGATCGTTGCAG ATACGAACATACCAAGCCATTGAAAAGGGAAGAAGTGACTACTGTGAGTCCAGCTATAAAAACCTACCCTTCAGCTTCCACAGAAGTGAGCCCGTCCCCTGGAACACTTGAAGTGAGCACTGGTGAAACTGAAGTTGAAGACAAAGACCTGGCAGCCGCCGGAGCTAGGGCTGAAGATTGGGTGAATGCTGTGGAGTTTGTCCCTGGGCAGCCATACTGTGGCCGTG CTGCTCCATCCTGCACTGAAACTCCCATGCAGAGAATGGTAATTGAAGAGGAATATGAAAAACAGCACACCAACCTGGAGATGAAGAAACAATTATGTCCCTATGCCGCAGTGGGAGAATGCCGCTATGGAGAAAACTGTGTTTATATCCATGGAGATGTGTGTGACATGTGTGGCTTGCAGGTCCTCCATCCCGCTGATGCCGCACAGAGATCTTTGCACATAAAG TCTTGCATCGAGGCTCACGAGAAGGACATGGAGCTCTCCTTTGCCGTCCAGCGTAGCAAAGACATGGTGTGTGGCATCTGCATGGAGGTGGTGTATGAAAAAGCCAACCCCAGCGAGCGTCGCTTTGGGATCCTCTCCAACTGCAATCACACTTACTGTCTCAAGTGCATCCGCAAGTGGAGGAGCGCTAAACAATTTGAGAGCAAGATCATAAA GTCCTGCCCAGAATGCCGGATCACATCTAACTTTGTCATTCCAAGTGAGTACTgggtggaggagaaggaagagaagcagaaacTCATTCAGAAATACAAGGAGGCAATGAG CAACAAGCCATGCAGGTATTTTGATGAAGGCCGTGGGAGCTGCCCATTTGGAGGGAACTGTTTTTACAAACACGCATATCCCGATGGCCGCCGAGAGGAGCCCCAGAGGCAGAAAGTGGGAACTTCGAGTAGATACAGA GCCCAACGGAGAAACCGGTTTTGGGAGTTCATCGAGGACAGGGAGGGCAGCGATCCCTTTGAGAACGATGAGGACGAGGTGGTGACCTTTGAGCTGGGCGAGATGCTTCTCATGCTGTTGGCAGCAGGAGGCGACGATGACCTGACAGACTCAGAGGACGAATGGGACTTGTTTCACGATGAGCTGGAAGACTATTACGACTTGGCTCTATAG
- the RAB19 gene encoding ras-related protein Rab-19 isoform X2 — MAFSGSDMDEAFDYLFKIILIGDSNVGKTCVVHRFKSGQYHAKQQNTIGVDFTVRSLEIDSKKVKVWDTAGQERFQTITQSYYRSAHGAILAYDMTRRSTFESIPRWIHEIEKYGAANLVLMLIGNKSDEAEKRQVLFEDACTLAEKHGILAVLETSAKEAQNVDEVFILMAKELMARNTLQLHGEAAYSDTIHLDSRPVVSNWDDEKSNCSC; from the exons ATGGCTTTCTCCGGTTCTGACATGGACGAGGCTTTTGACTACTTGTTCAAGATCATTCTGATTGGAGACTCCAACGTGGGGAAGACGTGCGTGGTCCATCGCTTCAAGTCTGGGCAATACCACGCAAAGCAGCAGAACACTATTGGAGTGGACTTCACGGTACGTTCGCTGGAGATTGACAGCAAGAAAGTGAAG GTGTGGGACACAGCAGGTCAAGAACGCTTCCAGACTATAACCCAGAGTTATTATCGCAGTGCCCATGGGGCTATTCTTGCCTATGATATGACCAGGAGGTCTACTTTTGAGTCAATTCCTCGCTGGATTCATGAGATTGAAAAATATGGTGCTGCCAACCTGGTCCTGATGTTGATTG GGAACAAGTCAGATGAAGCAGAGAAGCGCCAAGTCCTGTTTGAAGATGCTTGCACTCTAGCGGAGAAGCATGGCATCCTTGCTGTATTGGAGACATCTGCCAAAGAGGCCCAGAATGTTGACGAAGTCTTCATCCTCATGGCTAAAGAGCTGATGGCCAGGAACACCTTGCAGCTGCATGGCGAGGCTGCCTATTCAGATACCATCCATCTGGACAGCAGGCCAGTGGTTTCTAATTGGGATGATGAGAAGTCCAACTGCTCATGTTGA